Proteins encoded together in one Macadamia integrifolia cultivar HAES 741 chromosome 8, SCU_Mint_v3, whole genome shotgun sequence window:
- the LOC122086932 gene encoding uncharacterized protein LOC122086932, with amino-acid sequence MDLSVSCGVSDLECGSIHLLKQSGVNHKRSVSTDGDDSVADLGDALTEILHIQDGHESLLGQLESLNRGETCHPEAKMCRDWIIELADSVTGSIQKGLTKSATFPCSKMDTSVDEKTEMPGIGSNGQSSSDSRPACTRSISLPTPSKLLSAMKGSREKQGASLRKLTVKWAPDVYDPPSTTLSHTVKSHNQQRSRTNKKNSKHKHKGKSSRGCTSEKKQYRRTVSNSDLRSKSMASRDRLLFGGFDQSTVGLLGGFDKSTMECVEFVTGQDSNCGSSFLRASLAKVHMPVAEAT; translated from the exons ATGGATTTGTCTGTTTCTTGTGGTGTCTCTGATCTGGAGTGCGGTAGTATTCATCTCTTAAAGCAGTCAGGTGTAAATCATAAGCGAAGTGTTTCCACCGATGGAGATGATTCTGTGGCAGATCTTGGGGATGCACTTACTGAGATCTTACATATTCAAGATGGTCATGAATCATTGCTGGGACAATTGGAATCATTAAACAGGGGTGAAACATGCCATCCAGAGGCTAAAATGTGCAGAGACTGGATAATTGAACTAGCTGACTCTGTGACTGGGTCAATTCAGAAGGGCTTGACAAAGTCTGCAACATTTCCATGCTCTAAGATGGATACATCAGTTGATGAGAAAACAGAGATGCCTGGTATTGGGTCGAATGGACAGAGCTCTTCCGACTCGAGGCCAGCCTGCACGAGATCCATATCTCTGCCT ACTCCTTCAAAGCTTTTGTCTGCCATGAAAGGTAGCCGGGAGAAGCAGGGAGCATCTTTGAGGAAGCTGACGGTGAAATGGGCTCCTGATGTCTATGATCCACCTTCCACAACTCTTTCGCACACAGTGAAAAGCCACAACCAGCAACGCTCAAGGACCAACAAAAAGAATAGCAAGCACAAACACAAAGGCAAATCTTCACGAGGGTGCACTAGTGAGAAGAAGCAATACAGAAGAACTGTTTCTAACTCAGACCTGCGTTCAAAATCGATGGCCAGCAGAGATAGGCTGCTTTTTGGTGGTTTTGATCAGTCGACTGTGGGGCTTCTTGGTGGTTTTGATAAGTCGACCATGGAGTGTGTGGAATTTGTCACCGGCCAAGATTCCAATTGCGGTAGCAGCTTCCTGAGGGCATCGCTGGCGAAGGTGCATATGCCAGTGGCGGAAGCTACATAA